The proteins below come from a single Holdemania massiliensis genomic window:
- a CDS encoding peptidoglycan D,D-transpeptidase FtsI family protein — protein sequence MTNKPLLGPRKTKDDKKLHWEGSSEHLRKALDLSKIVTRRFQLVALAVCVGMAAIVVRLYSIQMLKTEDYAQKLATYTRRYQTVTTPRGEMLDRNGQVLVGNKQRLNITYFPPQGIKDEKEWELARRFSNDFEVDETQLGTRDLKDLYLSLHKKEIDAERITEEEMAAYYKGDLNDNDIYYLELARITEEDLATLDTDLRRAYVVKQAMDMPSSGQTKIIKSDVTVEEAAFLIEHMEDYQGFNVDFDWDREYPFGSMLKSVLGTVTTSKQGLPSEDLDYYLALDYSRNEKVGRSGLEKQYEGLLSGKRSVYDLAYDENGTGYLSEVNEGSKGYDLELSIDARLQQKLDEILSQVLLEYQNDPLRPYMDRIMYVLQDPNTGDILAMSCMIRNADGTISSSPTSIYADAYAPGSVVKGATVYMGLDQGVIQPGEKILDNYIKIKDTPIKKSWKTLGWVDDVQALAQSSNVFMFNVAIRLGGGTYVENNPLKINADTYLLMRSYYSQFGLGVLTGIDVPNEAIGYIPGKLTNAGNTLDFAIGQLDNYTTIELAQYVSTIANGGKKIQPRLVRRAFDPGTQNVVYENYVNVQSTLENTGALERVRQGFNACVYGGICYGLTDLPVTISAKTGTAESFINITGEDGVKTTVDTTNNSLVAYAPAENPQYSMACMIPNAWVTGGGSQSNLCLRITNELTKAIYNPDDVAENDSPSTDEDTNLNVPAENPALPPTQDPNDPQGNGNPVQ from the coding sequence ATGACAAATAAACCATTACTTGGACCAAGAAAAACCAAAGATGATAAAAAACTGCACTGGGAAGGCAGCAGCGAACACCTGCGGAAAGCGCTGGATTTAAGCAAGATTGTTACCCGGCGTTTTCAGTTGGTTGCCTTGGCGGTGTGCGTGGGTATGGCCGCTATCGTTGTGCGTCTGTATTCCATTCAAATGCTGAAAACAGAGGATTACGCGCAGAAGCTCGCCACCTATACCCGTCGTTATCAAACGGTCACGACGCCGCGGGGAGAAATGCTGGACCGCAACGGACAGGTGCTGGTTGGCAATAAACAACGCCTGAATATCACTTATTTCCCGCCGCAGGGGATTAAAGATGAAAAAGAATGGGAACTGGCCCGGCGCTTTTCAAATGATTTTGAAGTCGATGAAACGCAGCTGGGAACACGGGATTTAAAGGATTTGTATTTGAGTCTGCATAAAAAGGAAATTGATGCCGAGCGGATCACCGAAGAAGAAATGGCGGCGTATTACAAAGGGGATCTGAATGACAATGATATCTATTATCTGGAACTGGCCCGGATTACGGAGGAAGATTTAGCGACGCTGGATACGGATCTGCGTCGAGCCTATGTCGTCAAACAGGCCATGGATATGCCTTCCAGCGGACAGACTAAGATTATTAAAAGTGATGTTACTGTTGAAGAAGCGGCATTTTTGATTGAACACATGGAAGATTATCAGGGCTTCAACGTGGATTTTGACTGGGATCGGGAATATCCGTTCGGATCTATGCTGAAGTCAGTGCTGGGGACTGTAACGACTTCCAAACAGGGACTGCCGTCGGAAGATCTGGATTATTATCTGGCTCTGGATTATTCTCGAAATGAGAAGGTAGGCCGGTCTGGCTTGGAGAAACAATATGAAGGATTGCTCAGCGGCAAGCGTTCGGTATATGATCTGGCGTATGATGAAAATGGAACAGGTTATCTGAGCGAGGTCAATGAAGGCTCGAAGGGGTATGATCTGGAATTATCGATCGACGCACGCCTGCAGCAGAAACTGGATGAGATTTTGTCTCAGGTGCTGCTTGAATATCAGAATGATCCGCTGCGTCCGTATATGGACCGGATCATGTATGTTCTGCAGGATCCGAATACCGGAGATATTCTGGCTATGTCCTGTATGATCCGCAATGCCGATGGTACGATTAGTTCCAGTCCAACGAGTATTTATGCGGATGCTTATGCCCCGGGTTCCGTGGTGAAAGGGGCTACGGTCTATATGGGGCTGGATCAGGGGGTAATTCAGCCCGGCGAAAAGATTTTGGATAACTATATTAAAATTAAGGATACGCCGATCAAGAAATCCTGGAAAACGCTGGGATGGGTGGATGATGTCCAGGCCTTGGCTCAGTCCTCCAACGTATTTATGTTCAATGTCGCAATCCGCCTGGGCGGCGGCACTTATGTTGAAAACAATCCGCTGAAAATCAATGCTGATACGTATTTGTTAATGCGCAGCTATTACAGTCAGTTTGGCTTGGGCGTATTGACTGGAATTGATGTGCCGAACGAAGCCATTGGTTATATTCCAGGTAAGCTTACCAATGCCGGCAATACCCTGGACTTTGCGATTGGACAGCTGGATAACTATACGACGATTGAACTGGCGCAGTATGTTTCTACGATTGCCAACGGCGGGAAAAAGATTCAGCCACGCTTGGTTCGCCGGGCGTTTGATCCGGGAACTCAGAATGTCGTTTACGAAAATTATGTCAATGTGCAGTCAACCCTTGAAAATACAGGAGCTTTGGAACGGGTTCGCCAAGGGTTTAACGCCTGCGTTTACGGCGGGATTTGTTATGGTTTGACTGATTTGCCGGTAACGATATCGGCAAAGACCGGAACTGCCGAATCGTTTATCAATATCACCGGCGAAGATGGGGTAAAAACTACGGTTGACACAACCAACAACAGTCTGGTTGCTTATGCTCCGGCAGAGAATCCGCAGTATTCAATGGCCTGCATGATTCCGAATGCCTGGGTTACCGGCGGAGGTTCGCAAAGCAATCTCTGCTTACGGATTACCAATGAATTGACCAAAGCGATTTATAACCCGGATGATGTGGCGGAAAATGACAGTCCATCTACAGATGAAGATACGAATCTCAACGTGCCGGCGGAAAATCCGGCACTGCCGCCAACCCAGGATCCCAATGATCCGCAGGGAAACGGCAATCCGGTACAATAA
- the rpmG gene encoding 50S ribosomal protein L33, whose amino-acid sequence MRDAITFKCSECGEENYIGTRNKRKHPEKMEIKKYCPRCNKKTTHKEKK is encoded by the coding sequence ATGAGAGACGCAATTACTTTCAAATGTTCTGAATGCGGCGAAGAAAATTACATTGGGACAAGAAACAAGAGAAAACACCCTGAAAAGATGGAAATCAAGAAATACTGCCCACGCTGCAATAAGAAAACGACTCACAAGGAGAAAAAATAA
- a CDS encoding MBL fold metallo-hydrolase, whose protein sequence is MKIETIPSGAFATNCYILEDQGTVLVMDPTGKAQRILDRLQGRVPLAIILTHGHFDHIGAVDELVRQFHCPVYVHPEDQILLEDETLNSMAQMTAHVRSQTRPLIEGTMKLGTIEFQVIEAPGHTPGSVLIVIGQDCFCGDVIFEGSIGRTDLPLGNDSQMRQTLKMIRTLNPQLRLYPGHGAATVLEKELMNNPFLRTHRS, encoded by the coding sequence ATGAAAATAGAAACCATTCCCTCCGGTGCATTTGCGACCAACTGTTACATTCTGGAAGATCAGGGTACCGTGCTGGTCATGGATCCGACAGGCAAAGCCCAGCGAATCCTGGATCGTCTGCAGGGGCGTGTACCGTTGGCAATTATTTTGACGCACGGCCATTTTGATCATATTGGAGCCGTCGATGAACTGGTTCGACAGTTTCATTGTCCGGTGTATGTGCATCCTGAGGATCAGATTCTGCTGGAAGATGAAACACTTAACAGTATGGCGCAAATGACGGCTCATGTCCGCAGTCAGACCAGACCTTTGATTGAGGGCACAATGAAATTAGGAACAATCGAATTCCAGGTGATTGAAGCGCCGGGACATACGCCGGGCAGTGTGCTGATTGTGATCGGTCAGGATTGCTTCTGTGGTGATGTCATTTTTGAAGGCAGCATTGGACGGACAGACTTGCCGTTGGGCAATGATTCTCAGATGCGGCAGACGCTGAAAATGATTCGTACCCTGAATCCGCAGCTGAGGCTTTATCCGGGGCATGGCGCAGCTACGGTGCTAGAAAAAGAACTGATGAATAATCCGTTTTTGCGGACACATCGATCATGA
- a CDS encoding DUF2087 domain-containing protein, with protein sequence MEKQELWDASVEEMRRGYRIMEDEAECLFCGQRYYTQEIYAQDERWVLGERKMKSHVKNVHGSPLAMLLKLGPEALGISAMQLEMLQAFACGQSDQQIAKEKGVTLSTIRNYRFKLREKQKQAQLFVMMMTLLNENSGHSIQQLSDTALIDAHAAAVMRDERYELTEKEKETILKTYFDPQGALKEMPAKAKRKLAVLAQIAENFKPEVRYTEKQINTLLQRIWPDHVYLRRALIEYGFLERTADGSAYWRK encoded by the coding sequence ATGGAAAAACAGGAACTTTGGGATGCTTCTGTAGAAGAGATGCGCCGTGGTTATCGAATTATGGAAGACGAGGCTGAATGCTTATTCTGCGGACAGCGGTATTATACGCAGGAAATTTACGCACAGGATGAACGTTGGGTCTTAGGCGAACGAAAGATGAAATCGCATGTAAAAAATGTGCACGGTTCGCCATTGGCTATGTTATTGAAGTTAGGGCCCGAGGCGTTAGGCATCAGTGCGATGCAGCTGGAAATGCTGCAGGCTTTTGCCTGCGGACAAAGTGATCAGCAGATTGCCAAAGAGAAAGGTGTTACCTTGTCAACGATCCGCAATTATCGGTTTAAGCTGCGGGAAAAACAAAAACAGGCGCAGCTGTTTGTCATGATGATGACCCTGCTGAATGAGAACAGCGGCCATTCGATCCAGCAGCTCAGTGATACAGCGCTGATCGACGCCCATGCGGCTGCCGTGATGCGGGATGAACGTTATGAATTGACGGAAAAAGAGAAGGAAACAATTTTAAAAACGTATTTTGACCCGCAGGGGGCATTAAAGGAAATGCCGGCGAAGGCAAAGCGCAAGCTTGCGGTTTTGGCGCAAATTGCGGAGAATTTCAAACCGGAAGTCCGCTATACCGAAAAACAGATCAATACGCTGCTTCAGCGGATCTGGCCGGATCATGTCTATTTACGCCGGGCTTTGATCGAATATGGATTTTTGGAACGGACGGCGGATGGCAGTGCCTATTGGCGAAAATAA
- a CDS encoding ATPase, T2SS/T4P/T4SS family — protein sequence MEERLLALLRMAINQHATDLHFSIRNETVTLQMRCGIQIKDIETEPQDLKLFRYLQYRANLELSDRSRPQTGRFEMEVDGKMLALRFAVMHSLMLTSGVLRILNGTLDWTLADCCSDKKQTDLLKKGLKRRSGLFLVSGPTGSGKTTTLYAMLNELSPAKIFTLEDPIEIYSERFVQIQINERQHLGYDEGISQLLRHDPDVIMIGEIREPVAAAMALRCALTGHLVLTSIHASSAHSAITRMIELGVSETQLMEMLVGVSCQRLVSLKNQKGRMCIYEVLLPEQLAQLRQGQMPDHFIPLQQRLDDLLLKNRITHKQWDAVGL from the coding sequence ATGGAAGAACGATTACTTGCTTTGCTGCGGATGGCAATAAACCAGCACGCCACCGATCTGCATTTTTCCATCCGCAATGAAACAGTAACGCTGCAAATGCGCTGCGGTATTCAGATCAAGGATATCGAAACCGAACCACAGGATCTAAAGTTGTTCCGCTATCTTCAATACCGGGCTAATCTGGAGCTGAGTGACCGCAGCCGGCCGCAGACCGGACGGTTTGAAATGGAGGTGGACGGCAAGATGCTGGCACTGCGGTTTGCGGTTATGCACAGTCTGATGCTGACCAGCGGGGTATTGCGGATTCTTAACGGTACACTGGACTGGACATTGGCAGATTGCTGTTCCGACAAAAAGCAGACCGATCTGCTAAAAAAGGGACTGAAACGCCGCAGCGGCTTATTCCTCGTCAGCGGCCCTACCGGCAGCGGCAAGACGACCACGCTGTATGCCATGCTCAACGAATTAAGTCCGGCCAAGATCTTCACGTTGGAAGATCCGATTGAAATCTATTCGGAACGCTTCGTGCAGATTCAGATCAATGAACGTCAGCATCTGGGCTATGATGAGGGGATCAGCCAACTGCTGCGGCATGATCCCGACGTCATCATGATCGGTGAAATTCGCGAGCCGGTGGCAGCAGCGATGGCGCTGCGCTGCGCACTGACCGGACATCTGGTTCTGACCAGCATTCATGCTTCCTCAGCCCATTCAGCGATCACACGGATGATCGAACTGGGAGTCAGTGAAACTCAGCTGATGGAAATGCTTGTCGGAGTCAGCTGTCAGCGGTTGGTGTCCTTAAAAAATCAAAAGGGAAGGATGTGTATCTATGAAGTGCTTCTGCCCGAGCAGCTGGCACAGCTTCGTCAAGGTCAGATGCCGGATCATTTTATCCCGCTGCAGCAGCGTCTGGACGATCTGCTGCTCAAGAATCGCATCACTCACAAACAATGGGACGCTGTCGGTCTCTGA
- a CDS encoding type II secretion system F family protein yields MLGVGIVFWLRQPTARLSAYVLLIKLRRGRFLRRWLGLDFSRYFSCCLSEGCPTQTTLTVLQKLPKKPFLKLMSWHVEQALLAGESLETALGTEYLDPSLMQLMRTASRSGQVQPLLEGYVEVRQGQLLSQLRFMARGLQLFAYITIAGMILIVYQILLLPLSIMSQM; encoded by the coding sequence ATGCTGGGGGTGGGGATTGTTTTCTGGCTGCGTCAGCCGACAGCCCGGCTGAGCGCGTATGTACTGTTAATTAAACTGCGCCGCGGTCGGTTTTTAAGAAGGTGGCTGGGCTTGGATTTTTCCCGTTATTTTTCCTGCTGCCTCAGCGAAGGCTGTCCGACCCAGACCACACTGACCGTGCTGCAAAAACTGCCGAAAAAGCCCTTCCTAAAATTAATGAGCTGGCATGTCGAGCAGGCACTTTTGGCAGGAGAAAGTCTGGAAACAGCCTTGGGCACGGAATACCTGGATCCCTCTTTAATGCAGTTAATGCGCACGGCTTCCCGCAGCGGGCAGGTGCAGCCGCTTCTGGAAGGCTATGTTGAAGTTCGCCAGGGTCAGCTGCTGAGTCAGCTGCGCTTCATGGCCCGAGGACTGCAGCTGTTTGCATACATAACGATTGCCGGAATGATTTTGATCGTTTATCAGATCCTGCTTCTGCCGCTTTCCATCATGAGTCAGATGTAG
- a CDS encoding competence type IV pilus major pilin ComGC, translating to MKRGFTLLEMIIVVSVLAILFLLSVPNIQRVMKIVDEKGCAAQLKVIDSAILQYKLDTGQLPLRINDLVSAGLLTKQQTECSGGEQLEIREGQAYVR from the coding sequence ATGAAACGAGGATTTACATTGTTGGAGATGATTATTGTTGTCAGTGTATTGGCGATCTTGTTTTTATTGTCTGTCCCCAATATTCAGCGGGTGATGAAAATTGTGGATGAAAAGGGCTGTGCTGCCCAGCTGAAAGTGATCGATTCGGCAATCCTGCAGTACAAGCTGGATACCGGTCAGCTGCCGCTGAGAATAAACGATCTGGTTTCAGCCGGTCTGTTAACAAAGCAACAGACGGAATGCTCCGGCGGCGAACAGCTGGAGATTCGCGAGGGTCAGGCCTATGTCCGCTAA
- a CDS encoding prepilin-type N-terminal cleavage/methylation domain-containing protein yields MSAKAGMTFVEMLLALAVLSVCELLTIPLIREPDLSPGQFIAEVLPYQAQAIRENRELNAQISADPLVPVRIHYNAKGRIDQARTLCFSRRCLVMELAGGRIVGK; encoded by the coding sequence ATGTCCGCTAAAGCTGGGATGACGTTCGTCGAAATGTTGTTGGCACTGGCGGTTCTGTCGGTTTGCGAGCTGTTAACTATACCGTTGATCAGAGAGCCGGATTTAAGTCCGGGCCAGTTTATCGCTGAGGTTTTGCCGTACCAAGCCCAGGCGATCCGTGAAAACCGGGAACTGAATGCTCAAATTAGTGCGGACCCCCTTGTGCCGGTTCGCATACACTACAATGCGAAGGGGCGGATTGATCAGGCTCGAACGCTGTGTTTCAGCCGGCGCTGTCTTGTGATGGAGCTGGCAGGAGGGCGAATCGTTGGAAAATAA
- the efp gene encoding elongation factor P, translating to MIIVNDLKPGTTFENEGNIFVVLDIQHNKTAMRQMIVKVKVKNLRTGVINEISFTGGDKVEQAHIDKREMQYLYDTDDALVFMDNETYDQIEIQKDHLEWEMKFMKPNDNVTISMYEGEILGIILPDKVELQIVECEPAVKGDTATSASKMAKLETGLEIRVPLFIEQDEMVVINTADGKYSGRA from the coding sequence ATGATTATTGTCAATGATTTAAAACCAGGAACAACATTTGAAAATGAAGGTAATATTTTTGTCGTTCTGGATATTCAGCACAACAAAACTGCGATGCGTCAGATGATCGTTAAGGTCAAGGTTAAAAATCTGCGTACCGGAGTCATCAACGAAATTTCCTTTACCGGCGGCGATAAGGTTGAACAGGCTCATATCGACAAGCGGGAAATGCAGTATCTGTATGATACCGACGATGCGTTAGTCTTTATGGACAATGAAACCTATGATCAGATTGAAATCCAGAAGGATCATCTGGAATGGGAAATGAAGTTCATGAAACCAAATGATAACGTAACCATCTCGATGTATGAAGGTGAAATTCTGGGAATTATTCTGCCGGATAAAGTCGAGCTGCAGATCGTTGAATGCGAACCAGCTGTTAAGGGTGATACAGCGACATCCGCTTCAAAAATGGCGAAGCTGGAAACGGGCTTGGAAATTCGTGTTCCGCTGTTTATTGAACAGGATGAAATGGTCGTCATCAACACGGCGGACGGCAAATATTCCGGACGCGCTTAA
- a CDS encoding ECF transporter S component produces the protein MTNRKFFNIKTMAKVSILAAIAFILMEFDFPIPFIAPPFYKLDFSEVAVLIGGFAMGPLAGVAIEAMKVFLSCLFFGSGTAYVGELANFVMGCAFILPAAWFYRRHKNLKSALIGMIFGTLSLMLVGGLTNYFVMLPAYSFFFHMPLEAIISMGAEVVPFVNNAFTLVLFCTTPFNLIKGIVTSLMVFLLYKHISPILHR, from the coding sequence ATGACAAACAGAAAATTTTTCAACATTAAAACCATGGCTAAGGTCAGCATCTTGGCAGCGATTGCCTTTATCCTGATGGAATTTGATTTCCCGATTCCATTTATTGCCCCGCCGTTTTATAAGCTGGATTTCAGCGAAGTTGCGGTTTTGATCGGCGGTTTTGCGATGGGGCCGCTGGCCGGGGTTGCGATTGAGGCGATGAAGGTCTTCCTAAGCTGTCTGTTCTTCGGTTCCGGTACGGCTTATGTCGGGGAATTGGCGAATTTTGTGATGGGCTGCGCGTTTATTCTGCCGGCCGCCTGGTTCTACCGCCGGCATAAAAATCTGAAAAGCGCACTGATCGGCATGATCTTCGGAACACTGTCGCTGATGCTGGTCGGCGGTCTGACGAATTACTTTGTTATGCTGCCGGCGTATTCGTTCTTCTTTCATATGCCGCTGGAAGCGATCATTTCCATGGGGGCCGAGGTTGTTCCGTTTGTCAACAATGCGTTTACGCTGGTGCTGTTCTGCACGACACCGTTTAACTTGATTAAGGGCATTGTGACATCGCTGATGGTCTTCTTACTGTATAAGCATATTTCACCGATCCTGCACCGCTAA
- the cmk gene encoding (d)CMP kinase codes for MKLNIAIDGPSAAGKSTIARRLARECDYIHLDTGAMYRCIAYKALNQGVALDDEAALGSLIDQTEIRLTPQGQVFLDGEEMKDKIRSDAVSMAASQVSSWKIVRQKLVERQQKMARDKGVVMDGRDIGTVVLPDAEIKIFLTASPQARAQRRFLENQQKGISSDYQQLVAEIAQRDKQDTERVNSPLRQAEDAVGIDTSEMTIDQVVAAIQRLVEEKMKEGSHD; via the coding sequence ATGAAATTGAACATTGCGATCGACGGGCCCAGTGCCGCCGGAAAAAGTACGATTGCTCGGCGATTGGCCCGCGAGTGTGACTATATCCATCTGGATACCGGAGCGATGTACCGCTGCATCGCTTACAAAGCTTTAAATCAGGGCGTCGCATTGGATGATGAAGCGGCGCTGGGAAGTTTGATCGATCAAACGGAAATTCGCTTAACCCCGCAAGGGCAGGTGTTCCTTGACGGTGAGGAAATGAAGGATAAAATCCGTTCGGACGCGGTTTCAATGGCCGCCTCCCAGGTTTCCTCATGGAAGATAGTCCGTCAGAAATTAGTGGAGCGGCAGCAGAAAATGGCGCGCGATAAAGGGGTCGTCATGGACGGCCGGGATATTGGCACAGTCGTGCTGCCGGATGCGGAAATTAAGATTTTCCTGACTGCTTCGCCCCAGGCGCGGGCCCAGCGGCGATTCTTGGAGAATCAGCAGAAGGGAATCAGCTCAGACTATCAACAGCTGGTCGCGGAGATCGCTCAGCGGGATAAACAGGACACGGAACGTGTGAATTCTCCGCTGCGGCAGGCTGAGGATGCCGTGGGCATCGATACCTCAGAGATGACCATTGATCAGGTTGTAGCAGCAATTCAGCGGTTAGTTGAGGAAAAAATGAAGGAGGGAAGCCATGATTAA
- the der gene encoding ribosome biogenesis GTPase Der — MIKGVVAIVGRPNVGKSTIFNRILGERVSIVEDTPGVTRDRIYGKGTWLTQDFRIIDTGGIQLENQPFQEEIKAQVEIAIEEADVILFIVNGRDGVTGDDEFIARMLRRSGKPVVLAVNKIDDATLQGNIYEFYALGLSEPIAVSGSHGIGIGDVMDALVEAFPEKQQPELEGIRFAVIGRPNVGKSSLVNALLKEERVIVSDIEGTTRDAIDTPFEQDGKHYVVVDTAGIRKRGKVYENIEKYSVLRAMSAIERCDVVLFVIDGESGIREQDKHVAGYAHEAGKPIIIVYNKWDAVEKDEKTMNRVTEQIRTQFVYLSYAPILFVSAKTHQRVNTLLPMIEDVYHYSQLRIATNVLNEVVMDAQLTTPAPTHNGQRLKILYASQVAVAPPTFVLFVNDPQLLHFSYRRYIENRLREAFGFDGSPIRIIARSKD; from the coding sequence ATGATTAAAGGCGTGGTTGCCATCGTTGGCCGTCCGAATGTCGGAAAGTCAACGATTTTTAATCGAATTCTGGGCGAACGTGTTTCAATCGTCGAGGATACGCCGGGCGTAACCCGGGATCGGATTTATGGAAAAGGAACGTGGCTGACCCAGGATTTCCGCATTATTGATACCGGCGGAATTCAGCTGGAAAATCAGCCGTTTCAGGAAGAAATAAAAGCTCAGGTTGAAATTGCGATCGAGGAAGCCGACGTCATTTTATTCATCGTCAACGGCCGCGATGGCGTAACCGGGGACGACGAATTCATCGCCCGGATGTTAAGACGCAGCGGCAAGCCTGTGGTTCTGGCTGTGAACAAGATTGACGACGCAACGCTGCAGGGCAATATTTATGAATTTTATGCGCTGGGTTTATCCGAGCCGATTGCGGTCAGCGGATCGCACGGCATCGGCATCGGCGATGTGATGGATGCCTTGGTTGAAGCCTTTCCCGAGAAGCAGCAGCCGGAGCTGGAAGGCATTCGCTTTGCGGTGATCGGCCGTCCGAATGTCGGAAAGTCAAGCTTAGTCAATGCCCTGTTAAAGGAAGAACGGGTTATTGTATCGGATATTGAAGGTACGACCCGCGATGCCATTGATACGCCGTTTGAACAGGATGGCAAACATTATGTCGTCGTGGATACGGCGGGCATCCGCAAGCGCGGCAAAGTGTATGAGAACATTGAAAAGTATTCGGTGCTAAGAGCGATGAGCGCGATTGAACGATGCGATGTCGTCTTGTTTGTCATTGATGGCGAAAGCGGAATCCGCGAACAGGATAAGCATGTTGCCGGTTATGCTCATGAAGCAGGCAAGCCGATCATCATTGTTTACAACAAGTGGGATGCGGTGGAAAAAGACGAGAAAACGATGAATCGGGTAACGGAACAGATCCGCACCCAGTTTGTCTATCTGAGCTATGCGCCGATTCTGTTTGTTTCCGCGAAAACCCATCAGCGCGTCAATACCCTGCTGCCGATGATTGAGGATGTTTATCACTATTCGCAGCTGCGGATTGCGACCAACGTCTTAAATGAAGTTGTTATGGACGCTCAGCTGACAACGCCGGCACCGACGCATAACGGACAGCGGTTAAAGATTTTGTATGCATCGCAGGTGGCGGTGGCTCCGCCGACCTTCGTCTTATTTGTCAACGATCCGCAGCTGCTGCACTTCTCTTATCGGCGCTATATTGAGAATCGGCTGCGGGAAGCGTTTGGCTTTGACGGATCACCGATTCGGATCATCGCCCGCAGTAAGGACTAA
- a CDS encoding NAD(P)H-dependent glycerol-3-phosphate dehydrogenase, whose protein sequence is MKICVLGSGSWGTALAQVLADNHHDVVVWGKSPEEIADLKLHRNTKYFPEVLVNPAIEATLDFAVVASADILLLAVPTGAVEEVSRQAAAVLDHPVIVINVAKGFHPTTHKRLSEVIKECFTPQTLTDVVSLIGPSHAEEVILRKLTSVNAVCENEASARQIQELFSNEYFRVYRGTDVIGSETGVAIKNIMAIASGIITGLGEGDNARAALMTRGLAEMSRYGIAQGGRAETYLGLTGVGDLIVTCTSQHSRNFQAGVQIGRQDSAEIFWKTNKKTVEGVKAAKVIYEESIKKHISMPITEQVYRVLYEGEKPSKAIKLLMARELKSE, encoded by the coding sequence ATGAAAATTTGCGTATTGGGCAGCGGAAGCTGGGGCACAGCGCTGGCACAGGTGCTGGCGGACAATCATCATGACGTGGTTGTCTGGGGCAAAAGCCCGGAGGAAATCGCGGATCTCAAGCTTCACCGGAACACCAAGTATTTTCCCGAGGTTCTGGTCAATCCGGCAATTGAAGCGACGCTGGATTTTGCTGTCGTTGCGTCCGCGGACATTCTGCTTTTAGCCGTGCCGACCGGTGCGGTTGAAGAAGTCAGCCGGCAGGCCGCCGCGGTGCTGGATCATCCGGTCATCGTAATCAATGTCGCGAAGGGCTTTCATCCGACAACCCACAAGCGGCTCAGTGAAGTGATTAAAGAATGCTTTACGCCGCAAACGTTGACCGACGTCGTATCGCTGATCGGACCTTCGCATGCCGAAGAGGTCATTCTGCGCAAGCTGACGTCTGTCAATGCAGTGTGTGAAAACGAAGCCTCCGCTCGCCAGATTCAGGAACTGTTCTCCAATGAATATTTCCGCGTTTACCGCGGGACGGATGTGATCGGCTCGGAAACCGGCGTGGCGATTAAAAATATCATGGCAATTGCCAGCGGCATTATTACCGGCTTAGGTGAAGGCGACAACGCCCGGGCGGCGCTGATGACGCGCGGCCTGGCGGAAATGTCGCGTTATGGAATTGCCCAGGGCGGACGGGCCGAAACCTATTTGGGATTAACCGGTGTCGGGGATTTGATTGTCACCTGTACCTCCCAGCATTCCCGCAATTTCCAAGCCGGCGTGCAGATCGGCCGGCAGGACAGTGCGGAGATCTTCTGGAAAACCAATAAAAAGACGGTTGAGGGCGTGAAAGCGGCCAAGGTCATCTATGAGGAATCCATAAAAAAACACATCAGCATGCCGATCACCGAACAGGTCTACCGCGTTCTCTATGAAGGCGAAAAGCCGTCAAAGGCGATCAAGCTGCTGATGGCCCGGGAACTGAAGTCAGAATAA